Genomic DNA from Nonomuraea rubra:
GCCCAGGGCCTCGCCCAGGAGCCCTGGCTGCTCCTGCTGGACGAGCCCACGACCGGCCTGGACGCGGCCGCCAGGCAGCACATCGCCGGGGTGCTCGACCGGGAGCGGGCCCGCGGGGTGACGATCGTCCACGTCACCCACGACCTGGGCGCGGCCATGGCCGCCGACCACTGCCTGCTCCTCGACGAGGGCCGGCTGGTCGCGCAGGGGCTGCCGACGTCCGTACTGGCTGCTGAGACGCCGCCGGTCGGCGGCGTCGGATGGAGTCGATCGATGTTGTGACACGGCTGACCTGCCAGGCAGCCGTGTCACCTCGTGAGCTGTCACCCCGGCACGAGGCCGGGGCCGGCCCTGCTACGGCCGCGTGGTGCGGTGCGGGACGTGCTCCGCGGTGCCGACGTGGTTGCGCTGCTTGCGCATGCCGGCGAAGCCCAGCAGGCCGAGCAGGCCCAGCAGGCCCCACAGGCCGGCGTTGCCGCCGCCCTCGTCCCTGGTGTTGTCCTGCGGTGCTGGCGTCACCTGACTTTGTGCGACCGGCTCGACGGGTGTGTCGGCCGTCGCCGCAGCGGCCGGTGCTAGCGTCAAGAAGAACGCCAGGCCCAGCCCGGTGAGGGTCTTGCGCATTGGGTTCCCCCGATCCGGCGGTCCCTACAACCGCGGAGACCGCCTATCACGCCTTCTCCGACGAAGGCTTCCGATAGCGGGGCGATCTCCAGATCCCCTGCTAAGAGCCCCCTACCATCGTCCAGGCCGCATCAAACGCCTTCTCCCGGCAGGTGGCGCCCCAGCACACCGGCACGCACACCGGCACGTACGCGCGCCTCGGCGATCCTGGCCAGCTCCGCCCTCGCCGGCGGGCCGGCGAGGCCGGGCGCGGGCGTGATGGCGGCCATCAGCGTCACCTCCACGGCCAGGTCGCGGGTGGCGGTCACGCGCAGCACGGAGGCCAGCAGCGAGTCGTCTCCCACGAAGCAGGCGCGGGTGGAGGGCTCCGTTCCCTCGCGGTAGCGGAGCACGGCGGGCCTGACGGAGGCCCCCGCGTCGATCGCCGCCTGGAACACCGCGGGCCGGAACCCGCCCATCCCCCGCCCGCACCACGTGGTGCCCTCGGGGAAGGCGACGACCGTGTCGCCCGCCCTGAGCGCGCCGGCGACGGCGGCCACCGCGGACGGCAGCGCCATCAGCCGCTCCCTGTCGATGAACAGCGCCCCGGCCCCCGCCACCAGCGTGCTGACGACCGGCCAGCCGGCGACCTCCTGCTTGGCCAGCGGCCTGGACGGCACCGCGGCGGCGATGACCAGCGGGTCGAGCCAGGAGATGTGGTTGGCCACCACCAGCGTTCCCGTCCCGGCGGCGGCGCCGGCCCCGTTCACCTCCAGCCGGATGCCGAGGGCGCGGAGCATCAGCCGCGCCCACAGCCGCGTGATGCGCGCCTGCGTGAACGCGCGGGCGACCACGGCCACGGGCACGCCGACCAGCACCACGACGACGGCGGCCAGCAGGCGCGCGGTGCGGCGGACGCGGCCCACCGCGGAGGCCGGGTCGCCGATGCAGGCGGCGGGCGTGCACGGCCCGAGGGGCCGCCAGGGGTTGAGCTGCGCCGCGGGTGGCGGCAGTACGGTGCTCACAGGGGCTCGCCGAGGAAATAGCGCAGGTAGCGGGCGTTGACATTGGCCATGGACAGCAGCATGAAGAAGTCGGCGGTGCCGAAGTCCGCGTCGTGCGCGGGCTCCCCGCACACCCACGACCCCAGCCGCAGGTAGCCGCGCAGCAGCGGCGGCGGCACGAAACGGTCGGGCAGCGCCACCCGGCCGGGCCGCCACGGCGTGCGCGGCCGCACCCGGTGCTCCTCGGGGCCGAGCGGCACCCGGTCCATCACGGCGGCGGCCAGCGCGCCCCCGTCGTCGAGCGGCACCGAGCAGCAGCCCGCCAGCCACTGGTACCCGCCGGAGACCATGTAGCGGGCGATGCCGGCCCACATCAGGGCGACCACCGCGCCGTCCCGGTGGCCGGGGTGCACGCAGGTGCGACCGGCCTCCACCAGCCCCTTCCTGATGGGGGCGAGGCGGGCGAGGTCGAACTCGGCGTCGGAGTAGAGCCGGTCGGCGCGCCCGGGAGGCAGCAGCCGGTACGTGCCCACCACCTCCTCGCCGTCGCGGACGAGGAGGTGGTCGCAGTAGGCGTCGAACCGGTCGGCGTCGAGGCCGGAGACCGGGCTGTCGAGCCGCGCCCCCATCTCCCCGGCGAAGACGGCGTATCTCAGCCGCTGGGCCGCCCGCAGGTCGGCGGCGCTGGTGGCCATGCCGACCGTGTACCTACCGGTGTCAAGAGAGATCGTCATGGGCGCGCGTCCTTCCCTGAAGGGTTCTCGCGCCTATGTCGACATGCGTAAATGACGTGCACGTCTCGCGCTGGGGGCAGCCAGGCGACCGTGAGAAAAAATCGTTTCCCCGGGCGTCACCCGGATCATTACACTTCCCACCGACGCCGATGACGTGATCAAGGAAGGGAGCCGGCCGTGCGCGACCACAGCACCGCTGCCGCCGTCTCCCCGGCGCGTTACGAGGTGATCCTGGTGTCTTCGCGCGCCCGGTGCCGGCCGCGCGGCCGCCACTGGTTGCTGCCCTGACGAAGACGCTTCCCCTGGGACCCTTCGCGGGCCGCCGAATCGCGCCGTCCTGTCCGACATGAGTCCCGAAAGGGTCATGGGCCGTGCGTGCTCACGTTTTCAATCCCCTGCAGACCGTCCGTAATCTCGGCATCCTCGCCCACGTCGACGCGGGCAAGACCACCGTCACCGAGCGGATGTTGTACCTGACCGGCGCCACCTACAAGCGCGGCGAGGTGCACGACGGCACGACCGTCACCGACTTCGACCCCCAGGAGCGCGACCGCGGCATCACGATCTTCGCCGCCGCGGTGAGCTGCGAGTGGGACGGGCACCGGATCAACCTGATCGACACCCCTGGCCACGTCGACTTCTCCGACGAGGTGGAGCGTTCCCTGCGGGTGCTCGACGGCGCGGTCGCGGTGTTCGACGGCGTGGCCGGGGTGGAGCCGCAGAGCGAGTCGGTGTGGCGGCGGGCCGACCGCCACGGGGTTCCGCGCATCGCGTTCGTGAACAAGCTGGACCGGGCGGGCGCCGACCTCGACGCGGCGGTGGAGTCGATCCGCCGCAGGCTGCATCCGGCGCCGCTGGTCGTGCAGCTCCCGATCGGCCGCGAGGACGGCTTCGCCGGCGTGGTGGACCTGCTCGCCATGCGGGCCCTGGTCTGGGACGGCGGCGTGCTGGAGACCGGGCCGGTGCCCGAGCACCTGCTGGAGGAGGCTCGGCGGCGGCGCCGGCTGCTGGAGGAGGCGGTGGCCGAGCTGCATCCGGGCGTGCTGGAGGAGTTCTGCGCCGAGCCGTCGGTCTCCGAGGCGACGCTGGTGGCGGCGCTGCGCGAGCTGACGGCCGCCGGCGCGGGCCTGGTGGTGCTGTGCGGCTCCGCCTACCGGGACCGCGGGATCGAGCCGCTGCTGGACGCCGTCGTCCGGTACCTGCCCTCGCCGCTGGACGTGCCCGCCGTGCGCGGGCAGGACGGGCAGGCCCGCCCGGCCGATCCGGCTGCGCCGCTGGCCGCGCTGGCGTTCAAGGTGAGCGCGACGGCGACGGGACGGCTGACGTACCTGCGGATCTACTCGGGCACGCTACGGAAGGGGGACACGGTGCTGGACGCGGGCACGGGCCGGACCGAGCGGATCGGCCGGATCCTGCGGGTGCAGGCCGACCGGCACGCCGAGGCGGACCGGGCGGTGGCCGGCGACATCGTGGCCGTGGTCGGGCCGAAGGCGGCCCGCACGGGCACGACCCTGTGCGCGCCGGACGCCCCGCTGCTGCTGGAGCCGCCGGGCGCGACCGAGCCGGTGGTGTCCGTGGCCGTCGAGGCGCGCGGCAGCGGCGACGGCGACCGGCTGGCGGCGGCGCTGGCCCGGCTGGCCGAGGAGGATCCCTCGCTGGCCGTGCGTTCCGACGCCGAGACCGGGCAGACCGTGCTGTCCGGGATGGGCGAGCTGCACCTGGAGGTGGCGGCGGAGAAGCTGCGGCGCGACCATCGGCTGGAGGTACGCGTCGGGCGGCCGCAGGTCGCGTTCAGGGAGACGGTCGCGCGTGGCGTGTCCGGGCTGCTGTACCGGCACGTCAAGCAGGACGGCGGCGCCGGGCAGTTCGCCCACGTGGTGATCGACGTCGAGCCGCTGGACGAGGGCTTCGCGTTCGCCTCGGCGGTGACCGGCGGCCGGGTGCCGCGCGAGTACGTGCGCGCGGTCGAGGCCGGCTGCCGGGACGCGCTGTCCGGCGGGCCGCTCGGCGGCCACCCGGTGACCGGGCTGCGGGTCACGCTGACCGACGGGGCCACGCACGTCAAGGACTCCTCGGAGATGGCGTTCCGCACGGCCGGCCGGCTGGCGCTGCGCGAGGCGCTGCGCCAGTGCGCGATGGTGCTGCTGGAACCGGTGGTGGAGGTGACGGTGACCGTTCCGGACGAGATGGCCGGCGCCGTGCTGGGCGACCTGTCGGCGCGGCGGGGCCGCATCTCGGGCTCCGAGGCGCGGGCCGGCGCGGTGGTGATCACCGCGGTGGTGCCGCTGGCCGAGGTGTTCGGGTACGCGACCCGGCTGCGCAGCCGTACGCAGGGGCGGGGCACGTTCACCACGCGCCCCGCCGGGTACGCCCCCGCCTAACCGGCGGTGAAGGAGATCCAGACGTCAGGAGGGACGTCGGGCCGGTTCGGCACGGCCAGGCGTTCCTCCGTCCACGCGGCGCCGGCGATCTCCGAGGCGACCCGCCGCCAGAACGCGACGGCCGTCGTGTTGGCGTCCTGGAAGGCGACCCGCCAGGGGCCGGGGTGACGCGCGATCACCTCTCGCACGACGGTCATCCCGATGCCGGCCCTGCGCGCGCCGCGGACCACGAAGAAGCTGTTCAGCACGCGTGCCGGGCCGGACAGCGCGCGCACGAACGCGAAGCCGACCGGCGACTCGCCGCTGGTGAACAGGTAGGCGGCCCAGTCGTCGTCGGCCAGCGCCGAGCGCAGCCGGTCGTTGTGGTAGGTGCCGTCGGCGCTGGGCAGGCCGCCCTGGAAGTCGGCCATGTCGTGGCGGAACATCAGCCAGAGCCGTTCGGCCGTGGGGTGGTCGGCGGCGGTCATCGGCCGCACGGTCACAGGTGGGGAAGTCATAAAGAGATCTTCCGGCCGGGAGCGAACCCGGCCGGAAGGTAGAACATAGCAGGTTCGATCATGGAGTGGTGACGGCGGCCCCCGTGACCGAGGACGACCAGTACAGCGCACCGGCCACCTGGGCGAACAGGCCCTTGGGATGGTTGCGGAACATCGGCTCGGTGCCGAACAGCACCACGGCCGCGCCGCGCTCGTCCCTGCCGCTGACCACGGCCGCCTGGCCCCTGGCCTGCTCCTGGCCGCCTCCCGAGCCGTCCTCCCTGGGCCGCCAGTGGCCGGCGACCAGCGGGCCGTCGGCCGCGTACGACTGCTCGACCGTGACCTCGGGCCCCAGGCCGGTGAACCAGAGCGGCGAGTACACGAACGAGTGGCCGGGCAGGCCGTCGTCGGCGGACACGACCCGGACCACGCCGTTGCCGTCCGCGTTCCCGGCCACCGTGGTGGCGGTCAGCAGGCCGGCAGCGGTGTTGAAGGTGGCGCCCGTCCGGCCCCTGGTGATGACGCCGCCCGTGGCGAGGAACGCCTCGAGTGCCGTCCTGGCCGCCTGGTTGAGCGCCGCGTGGCTGAGGCCGCTGGAGACGTACAGGACGTCGGTGGCGCTCCAGTCGAAGCCCGCGTTCAGGATCGCGGTGGAGACGGGCGTGACGGGGAAGCCCAGCTCGCGCAGCGTGAACAGTTCGTCGGCGGAGGCCGCGGCGGCCACGCGCACCGGAGCGAGAGGGGTGCCGGTGGCCGTGCCCGCGGGGGTGAAGGCGACGCCGTAGCGGTCGGCGACCGTCCTGGCGGCCTGCCTGGCCGTGGCGGGGACGATCGCCGTGCCGTCGTCCCAGGTCACCGCGATGCCCTGGGCGAGCAGGTCGTTGAGCGCCCTGACCTCCTTGGCGTCGCCGACCTCCAGCGCGAGCGCGCCGGGAGTGCGCGGGACCGACCCTGTCGGGGCGGCGGCCCTGACCGGCTCGGTACGCGCGCGCAGCGACTCGACCGGCTCGACCGTCGCGCCCCAGAGCAGGGCGTGGCTCCAGCCGGAGATGTCGTACATGGCGCCGACCCTGGGCGAGATGTCCGCGCCCGGCTCCAGCATGACGTTGGCCAGGCCGCGTTTCGGCTGCCGCATGTCCACGACGTACGAGCCGGCCGGGTACGTCCTGCCGCCCGAGCGGAACGCCGACCGCGCCCGCTCGACCCGGACGTCGTTGGCGACCAGGTGGTCCACGAGGCGTGCGGCGGCCGTTGCCGAGCGCTGCCCGGACCCCGCCGGGATGACGTAGGCGCGCGGGAACGTGGTGGTGTAGACGTCCTCGGGCCCGAATCCGGGCACGATGCCGAGCGGCACCTCCTTGGCCGGCTCGCCCGCCGCGCCGCGCCGGAACACCTCGATCTGGTCGGCGATCAGCCGGTCGTGCCGGGCCTGCACGAAGCCGTAGGTGGCGCGCACCGCCGCGGCGGCCACGTCGGTGTTGATGGCCGAGCGGCGGCGCAGCTCCTCGACCGGCTCGTTGCTGTAGGCGGGCTCGTTGACGTCGAGGGGGATCTCCACCGTGTGCGCGGCGACCGTGCCGTGGAACGGCGCGTACTGCGGGGTGAAGATCGGCGGCCAGTCGTCCCAGCCGTCCGTGGAGTCGCGGAACGGGATCTGCGCCGGCTCCACGCCGTCCTTCTCCGGGGTGTAGCCGAGCGCGTTGACGGCGGCCTCCATGCCGAGGCCGTTGGCGTAGGTGTTGGTGATGAACAGGTCGTACTCGTAGTTGGCGCCGTGCGGCGGGGTGGTCGGCTCGATGAGCGTGCCGTTGACGTAGCCGTGCAGGTCGACCAGGGCGACCGGCTGGGTGTCCATGATGGCCTGGCGCATCGCGCGCGCCTCGGGCTGGGAGGCGGTGACGAAGTCGCGGTTCAGGTCGAAGCCGGCGCCGTTCTGGCGCACGCCGTTGACGCGGCCGTCGGGGTTGGCGGTGACGTTGAAGTACAGGCGGTTGCGGGCGAGCAGGCTCGCGACCGCCGGGTCCTTGCTGGTGGCGAGCTGCTCGATGGTGCGCAGGGACGCGTCGGTGCCCTCCCACTCGTTGCCGTGGATGTTGGCGTTGATGAAGATCGGCGCCTTGTACCGCGCCGCGAGCCACCGGTCGCGGGCGGCGGCGGCCGGGTCGTGCTCGATGCGCTCGCGGATGCGCTCCTGCTCGCGCGCCCTGGCCTCGCTCTCCGGCTCGGTGACGGTGACGAGGTAGAGGTCGCGGCCCTGGTACGAGCGGCCGATGATCTCCACGCTCACCCGGTTGCTGCGCTGCTGCAGCTCGTTCAGCTTGGGCGCGATGCCGTGGTACGGCACCAGGCCCAGCTTGATCGAGGAGTCGGCCGGGTTCGCCGGCGGCAGCGGCAGCCTCGTCTGGCGCGGGTAGCCGCGCTCGCGCGAGTGCCCGTACGGTTGCGCCTCGGGCATGGCCCTGGCGTCGAGGGCGGCGGCCTGCTCGGGCACCCCCGCGGCGACCTCGTTCCGCTCGGGGCCGTTGCCGAAGTCCCTGACGGGCGGTGCCGGATCGGCCAGGGCGGCCGGTGCGGGCATGGCGAGGAGTGCGGCCGCGACGGTCACGGCCAGAAGACGGCGCATCAACGCTCCCTGTAGTCGGCGGCGATCCCGATGAGCGAGATGAGGCCCGAGGCGAACTCCATCGCCTCCGCGTGGCCCTCCTCGAACGGCGGCTGGAAGCCCACGCCCTCCCACGTGCGGGTCGCCGGGTTCCACAGGTCGGCGCCGACCTCGAAGTCCCAGCCGTAGATGCCGAAGTCGTACCAGAGCTCGTCGGCGGAGTTTCCGGCCGCCGAGTACAGCACGTCCGTGACCGGCCCGGTCTGCTGCGGCCAGATGACGGTGCCCCGCTCGCCGGCGATGGCCTCCTCGATCGTGCGGGCCGAGCGCAGGAAGTAGGCCAGGTCCTGCTGCGAGGGCCTGGGCAGGGTGACGCGGCCGTCGAGCTTGTACGCGCCGGGAGGCCACATGAAGAAGCCGCCGTAGCTGTGCACGTTCATGGCGAACTTGATGTTGCGGTACTTCTGCGCCAGCCAGATGACGTTGCGGCTCTCGGGCTCGGAGTGCTCGCCGGGGCCGGCGTACGTGCCGCTCTGGCAGTTGGCCGAGGCGCCGAAGTAGCCGTCGGACAGGGAGCCGACGGCGTAGTTGCGGTTGACGTCCACGCCCCAGGTGTTGCGCAGCGCCGGGTCGGACTGCTGCGGCGGGCAGTGGTTCGTCATGTTCTTCCGCTGGGAGTTGAAGTCGTAGAAGCTGTAGTTGGCGCCGTCGGGGTTGACGGTCGGCACGATGAAGATGTCGGTGCGCTCCAGCAGCCGGCGCGTCACCCTGTCGCGGGCGTAGTTGCGCAGCAGCCGCTCGGCGGCCTCGATCGTGACCAGCGGCGTCACCCATTCCCTGGCGTGCTCCTGCGAGTAGGCGAGCACGCCGGTGCGCGAGCCATCGCGGCGCTCGCCGATGCGCAGCGCGAGCACGGTCGCGGGCGCGCGGGAGACGTCGGCCGGGGCGTTGAGGAAGTCGTCGAGCTGGACCGGCGGCGCGGGTGCCATGACGCCGGCGCCCGGGTCCGTGCGGTAGAGGGCGGCCCTCACGGGGATGCCGGGCACGGCGTTGACGGCCGCGACGACCTGGGCGGCGGTGCTGACGGGCGTGCCGGAGCCGTCGGTGGCCAGGCTGACGGTGATGAGCTTGCCGTTGACGGTGACCTGTAGCGGCCGGTCGGGCGCGCCGGGGTTGACCAGCTCGACGGACAGGTCGTTGCCGCCCTCGGAGCCGTACGCGGCCGAGGTGACGACGACGGCCGCGCCGGGCGGGGTGCCGATCAGCGCCTGGGCGTGCCTGCGGTAGCCGTTCGTCTTGTGCGGCAGCGCGATCAGGTCGGTGAGCTTGGGGAACTGCCGGTGCAGCGCCTTGATGCGCTCGTTGAGCTGGGCCGGCGGCATGTACTGGGTGACGAAGTCCTTCTGGTAGCCGCGGCCGGTGTGGTCGGGCCGCTCGCCGTCGGGCCATTCGCCGACGCGGGCCTCGGCCCTGCCGCCGCCGGTGGAGGTGACGGTGATGCGGTGCGGCCGGTCGTCCGCGGGGACGGGGGTGCTGAACTGGTGTCCCAGGTACGCGCCCGCGTCCACGTACGCGATCATCTCGGCCTGCCCGGTGGTGCCGCGCCTGCCCTGCCAGGTGACGGTGAGCGTGGCGGCCTGGGCGGCGGAGCTGCTGGCCTCGACCGACAGGAAGTACCCGTCGCGGGACCTGAACCAGACCGCCCGCTCGACGACGAGCTGGTCCTGCTGCGTGACGGTGGTGGTCGTGCGGGCCGCCGGCGGCGCGCTGCCGGACGCCCGGGTGACGCCCGCGGGCAGGGCGGCGAGCTGGCTCGGCGTGAGCACCGCGTCGATGCGGACGCTGCCGTCCGCCTGCGGGCGTACGCGTTCGGTGAGGTCGGCGCCGGAGGCGACGAGCCGCTCCATGGCGGCCGCGTCCGGCACGGACAGCGTGACCAGGGAGACCGGCTCCGGGTCGGCGGGTCCGGCGACCGCCGGGACTGATGGCGCGGGTGCCAGGAACAAGGTCGTGACGACGGTCAGCAGAACGACTGCGGACGCCCGTAAGCCGTGCATGTACCCCTCCAGAAAGATCCCTTCTGGGGCTCATTGAAAGCCGACAATCACCAACCGGCAAGACCCAGGAAATTCACGACCTCTCGGACAAACCACCCGAGGTGCTCGGTCATGACGCTGTGACGTGCGGGACCGCGTCGTAGGCCGCCCAGTCGGCGCTGATCGCGCTCGCCGTCTTCAGCAGCAGCGGCAGGTGCTCCTCGGTGAGCTTCTCGAGTGAGGTCTCGGCGGCGTGCGCGTTGACGTTCACGGCCGCGATCACGTTGCCCAGGCCGTCGCGCAGCGGCGCCGCCACCGACCTGATGCCCAGCGCGAGCTGCTCGTCGGTGATCGCCCAGCCCTTGGCCCGCACCGCACGCAGCGCCGCCTCGCGCTCCCTGGCGTCCGGGCGCCAGCGCGGCTCGATGCCGGAGCGGCTCGG
This window encodes:
- the fusA gene encoding elongation factor G; the protein is MRAHVFNPLQTVRNLGILAHVDAGKTTVTERMLYLTGATYKRGEVHDGTTVTDFDPQERDRGITIFAAAVSCEWDGHRINLIDTPGHVDFSDEVERSLRVLDGAVAVFDGVAGVEPQSESVWRRADRHGVPRIAFVNKLDRAGADLDAAVESIRRRLHPAPLVVQLPIGREDGFAGVVDLLAMRALVWDGGVLETGPVPEHLLEEARRRRRLLEEAVAELHPGVLEEFCAEPSVSEATLVAALRELTAAGAGLVVLCGSAYRDRGIEPLLDAVVRYLPSPLDVPAVRGQDGQARPADPAAPLAALAFKVSATATGRLTYLRIYSGTLRKGDTVLDAGTGRTERIGRILRVQADRHAEADRAVAGDIVAVVGPKAARTGTTLCAPDAPLLLEPPGATEPVVSVAVEARGSGDGDRLAAALARLAEEDPSLAVRSDAETGQTVLSGMGELHLEVAAEKLRRDHRLEVRVGRPQVAFRETVARGVSGLLYRHVKQDGGAGQFAHVVIDVEPLDEGFAFASAVTGGRVPREYVRAVEAGCRDALSGGPLGGHPVTGLRVTLTDGATHVKDSSEMAFRTAGRLALREALRQCAMVLLEPVVEVTVTVPDEMAGAVLGDLSARRGRISGSEARAGAVVITAVVPLAEVFGYATRLRSRTQGRGTFTTRPAGYAPA
- a CDS encoding lysophospholipid acyltransferase family protein, with translation MSTVLPPPAAQLNPWRPLGPCTPAACIGDPASAVGRVRRTARLLAAVVVVLVGVPVAVVARAFTQARITRLWARLMLRALGIRLEVNGAGAAAGTGTLVVANHISWLDPLVIAAAVPSRPLAKQEVAGWPVVSTLVAGAGALFIDRERLMALPSAVAAVAGALRAGDTVVAFPEGTTWCGRGMGGFRPAVFQAAIDAGASVRPAVLRYREGTEPSTRACFVGDDSLLASVLRVTATRDLAVEVTLMAAITPAPGLAGPPARAELARIAEARVRAGVRAGVLGRHLPGEGV
- a CDS encoding M14 family zinc carboxypeptidase, translating into MHGLRASAVVLLTVVTTLFLAPAPSVPAVAGPADPEPVSLVTLSVPDAAAMERLVASGADLTERVRPQADGSVRIDAVLTPSQLAALPAGVTRASGSAPPAARTTTTVTQQDQLVVERAVWFRSRDGYFLSVEASSSAAQAATLTVTWQGRRGTTGQAEMIAYVDAGAYLGHQFSTPVPADDRPHRITVTSTGGGRAEARVGEWPDGERPDHTGRGYQKDFVTQYMPPAQLNERIKALHRQFPKLTDLIALPHKTNGYRRHAQALIGTPPGAAVVVTSAAYGSEGGNDLSVELVNPGAPDRPLQVTVNGKLITVSLATDGSGTPVSTAAQVVAAVNAVPGIPVRAALYRTDPGAGVMAPAPPVQLDDFLNAPADVSRAPATVLALRIGERRDGSRTGVLAYSQEHAREWVTPLVTIEAAERLLRNYARDRVTRRLLERTDIFIVPTVNPDGANYSFYDFNSQRKNMTNHCPPQQSDPALRNTWGVDVNRNYAVGSLSDGYFGASANCQSGTYAGPGEHSEPESRNVIWLAQKYRNIKFAMNVHSYGGFFMWPPGAYKLDGRVTLPRPSQQDLAYFLRSARTIEEAIAGERGTVIWPQQTGPVTDVLYSAAGNSADELWYDFGIYGWDFEVGADLWNPATRTWEGVGFQPPFEEGHAEAMEFASGLISLIGIAADYRER
- a CDS encoding M14 family zinc carboxypeptidase; protein product: MRRLLAVTVAAALLAMPAPAALADPAPPVRDFGNGPERNEVAAGVPEQAAALDARAMPEAQPYGHSRERGYPRQTRLPLPPANPADSSIKLGLVPYHGIAPKLNELQQRSNRVSVEIIGRSYQGRDLYLVTVTEPESEARAREQERIRERIEHDPAAAARDRWLAARYKAPIFINANIHGNEWEGTDASLRTIEQLATSKDPAVASLLARNRLYFNVTANPDGRVNGVRQNGAGFDLNRDFVTASQPEARAMRQAIMDTQPVALVDLHGYVNGTLIEPTTPPHGANYEYDLFITNTYANGLGMEAAVNALGYTPEKDGVEPAQIPFRDSTDGWDDWPPIFTPQYAPFHGTVAAHTVEIPLDVNEPAYSNEPVEELRRRSAINTDVAAAAVRATYGFVQARHDRLIADQIEVFRRGAAGEPAKEVPLGIVPGFGPEDVYTTTFPRAYVIPAGSGQRSATAAARLVDHLVANDVRVERARSAFRSGGRTYPAGSYVVDMRQPKRGLANVMLEPGADISPRVGAMYDISGWSHALLWGATVEPVESLRARTEPVRAAAPTGSVPRTPGALALEVGDAKEVRALNDLLAQGIAVTWDDGTAIVPATARQAARTVADRYGVAFTPAGTATGTPLAPVRVAAAASADELFTLRELGFPVTPVSTAILNAGFDWSATDVLYVSSGLSHAALNQAARTALEAFLATGGVITRGRTGATFNTAAGLLTATTVAGNADGNGVVRVVSADDGLPGHSFVYSPLWFTGLGPEVTVEQSYAADGPLVAGHWRPREDGSGGGQEQARGQAAVVSGRDERGAAVVLFGTEPMFRNHPKGLFAQVAGALYWSSSVTGAAVTTP
- a CDS encoding GNAT family N-acetyltransferase, whose amino-acid sequence is MTISLDTGRYTVGMATSAADLRAAQRLRYAVFAGEMGARLDSPVSGLDADRFDAYCDHLLVRDGEEVVGTYRLLPPGRADRLYSDAEFDLARLAPIRKGLVEAGRTCVHPGHRDGAVVALMWAGIARYMVSGGYQWLAGCCSVPLDDGGALAAAVMDRVPLGPEEHRVRPRTPWRPGRVALPDRFVPPPLLRGYLRLGSWVCGEPAHDADFGTADFFMLLSMANVNARYLRYFLGEPL
- a CDS encoding GNAT family N-acetyltransferase, with product MTSPPVTVRPMTAADHPTAERLWLMFRHDMADFQGGLPSADGTYHNDRLRSALADDDWAAYLFTSGESPVGFAFVRALSGPARVLNSFFVVRGARRAGIGMTVVREVIARHPGPWRVAFQDANTTAVAFWRRVASEIAGAAWTEERLAVPNRPDVPPDVWISFTAG
- a CDS encoding WGxxGxxG family protein; translation: MRKTLTGLGLAFFLTLAPAAAATADTPVEPVAQSQVTPAPQDNTRDEGGGNAGLWGLLGLLGLLGFAGMRKQRNHVGTAEHVPHRTTRP